The following coding sequences lie in one Alosa sapidissima isolate fAloSap1 chromosome 15, fAloSap1.pri, whole genome shotgun sequence genomic window:
- the LOC121683619 gene encoding von Willebrand factor A domain-containing protein 5A-like isoform X4 has translation MVRCCGLVTVKNEPVPLKSVEVDVHVQGHVATVTSTLLYVNGEERPLEAVFVFPLPGECAVCHLSAKIGDTEVVAKLQDKQKAREEYDDALSSGHQAFLLEESDQSPDVFQLNVGSLPPGESAAITLVYISELDMQADDALRFCLPAVLNPRYTPQDMDRSQMATVTSVPAGTVPYTLALSAHLSSPQPISKVESNCDLEPLAYLNPDKTQATVSLSPGHLFDRDVELLLYYHDAHKPTAIVEAGLDTAEPGSLMRDPVVLLSIYPEFPAAVTSSLSTCGEFIFVVDRSGSMDCAMHSGKDAKMRIESAKDTLLLLLKSLPMGCYFNIYGFGSRYEHFFPKSVEYNQKTMDDALEKVKGMRADMGGTEILQPLKHIYSQPCIPSHPRQLFIFTDGEVGNTKQVLDLVKINGNSHR, from the exons ATGGTGAGATGCTGTGGTTTGGTTACTGTCAAGAATGAACCAG TTCCTCTGAAGAGTGTGGAGGTAGATGTGCATGTGCAGGGACATGTAGCCACAGTGACCTCCACTCTGCTGTATGTGAATGGAGAAgagcgccccctagaggctgtgtttgtgttccctCTGCCTGGAGAATGTGCCGTCTGTCACCTCAGCGCCAAGATAGGAGACACAGAGGTGGTGGCAAAGCTGCAGGACAAACAGAAG GCCCGGGAGGAGTATGATGATGCGTTGAGCTCGGGCCACCAGGCCTTCCTGCTGGAGGAGAGTGATCAGAGCCCAGACGTGTTCCAGCTGAACGTGGGCAGCCTGCCTCCAGGAGAGAGTGCTGCCATCACTCTGGTCTACATCTCAGAGCTGGACATGCAAGCTGATGACGCCCTGCGCTTCTGTCTGCCCGCTGTGCTCAACCCCCGCTACACACCCCAGG ACATGGACAGGAGTCAAATGGCCACTGTGACATCAGTCCCAGCTGGTACGGTGCCCTACACTTTGGCTCTCAGTGCTCACCTGTCCTCCCCCCAGCCCATCTCTAAAGTGGAGTCCAACTGTGATCTGGAGCCACTGGCTTACCTCAACCCAGACAAAACACAGGCCACG GTGAGTCTCTCTCCAGGCCACCTGTTTGATCGTGATGTGGAGCTGCTGCTGTATTACCACGATGCTCATAAGCCCACTGCCATAGTGGAGGCTGGACTGGACACTGCTGAGCCAG GCTCTTTGATGAGGGACCCAGTTGTTTTGCTCAGCATTTACCCAGAGTTCCCTGCTGCAGTAACATCCTCACTTTCCACGTGTGGAGAGTTTATTTTTGTGGTGGACCGATCAGGGAGTATGGACTGCGCAATGCACTCAGGAAAAGATGCAAAGATGCGCATAGAGAGTGCCAAG GACACTTTGCTCCTGCTCTTGAAGAGCCTCCCCATGGGCTGCTACTTCAACATCTATGGCTTTGGCTCCCGTTATGAACATTTCTTCCC GAAGAGCGTTGAGTACAACCAGAAGACGATGGATGATGCTCTTGAGAAAGTGAAGGGAATGAGAGCAGACATGGGGGGCACTGAGATTCTTCAGCCTCTGAAACACATCTACAGCCAGCCCTGCATCCCCAGTCACCCCAGACAG CTCTTCATTTTCACTGATGGAGAGGTGGGGAACACTAAGCAGGTTTTGGACTTGGTGAAGATCAATGGGAATTCTCACCG